A single genomic interval of Staphylococcus hyicus harbors:
- a CDS encoding ABC transporter substrate-binding protein: MQKWFIPLVVFMLLLTACGPNKKEESAQSDEKTLALKTAEGKQNINIPQTPKRIVVLAPTYAGGLKYLDANIVGVSSQVDQSPILKKHFKDINKVGTDDVEKVASLKPDLIITYNTDKNTKKLEKIAPTLAINYAMYNYIEQQELLGQIMNKEKEVADWKEKWLKETKQDGKDIKQAIGEDATVSIIEDFEKKIYAYGKNWGRGSEVIYQAFGLKMPTELEKATQKEGWKEISKEDLETYSGDYIVKAKAPKAAQPEFTRTSMWSNLKPVKENHVFDVDSSIYWYNDPYSLDVIRKDLKEKFLRN, from the coding sequence ATGCAAAAATGGTTCATTCCACTTGTTGTTTTTATGTTGTTATTAACTGCTTGTGGTCCAAATAAAAAAGAAGAAAGTGCGCAATCTGATGAAAAGACGCTAGCACTTAAAACAGCAGAGGGAAAACAAAATATTAACATACCGCAAACGCCCAAGCGTATTGTAGTGCTTGCGCCCACATACGCAGGCGGTTTGAAATATTTGGATGCCAACATTGTCGGTGTTTCAAGCCAAGTAGATCAAAGTCCAATATTGAAAAAACATTTTAAGGATATTAATAAAGTTGGAACGGATGATGTTGAAAAAGTGGCATCTTTAAAGCCGGATTTAATTATTACGTATAATACTGATAAAAATACGAAAAAACTTGAAAAAATCGCACCTACTTTAGCGATTAATTATGCTATGTATAATTACATTGAGCAACAAGAATTATTAGGCCAAATTATGAATAAAGAAAAAGAAGTTGCAGATTGGAAAGAGAAATGGCTGAAAGAAACGAAACAAGATGGCAAAGACATCAAACAAGCAATCGGTGAAGATGCTACCGTGTCAATTATTGAAGATTTTGAGAAGAAAATTTATGCGTATGGTAAAAATTGGGGGCGTGGTAGTGAAGTGATTTATCAGGCATTTGGTTTAAAAATGCCTACTGAATTAGAAAAAGCGACACAAAAAGAAGGTTGGAAAGAAATTTCTAAAGAAGACTTAGAAACATACTCAGGTGACTACATAGTTAAAGCAAAAGCGCCAAAAGCAGCACAACCTGAATTTACACGAACGTCGATGTGGTCTAATTTAAAACCGGTAAAAGAAAATCATGTCTTTGATGTAGATTCAAGTATTTATTGGTACAATGATCCGTATTCGTTAGACGTCATTCGTAAAGACTTAAAAGAGAAATTTTTAAGAAATTAA